The following are encoded together in the Penicillium digitatum chromosome 3, complete sequence genome:
- a CDS encoding ABC transporter, putative, whose protein sequence is MEQHPGPDDASLHSEYGTEDEDNNQDLENSLVRKLNTHDFTSVETLRSPQVNIHEAKSAETLNVANAETSLLPKKAAEWSMTPQVIRNAERDEAAGFKRRELGVTWQNLTVDVLAAEAAVNENMISQFNVPQLIKDFRRKPPLKSILSDSHGCVKPGEMLLVLGRPGSGCTTLLKILSNRREGYHTINGDVRFGNMTPKEAEGYNGQIVMNTEEELFYPRLTVGQTMDFAARLKVPFHLPEGAQSVEEYTAETKEFLLQSMGIAHTADTKVGNEFVRGVSGGERKRVSIIECLATRGSIYSWDNSTRGLDASTALEWAKALRAMTDILGLSTIVTLYQAGNGIYNLFDKILVLDEGKQIYYGPAAAAKPFMEDLGFMYTDGANVGDFLTGLTVPTERKIRPGFENSFPRNADAILTEYIKSSTYRRMVSTYDYPDSELSRERTAAFKESVAWEKSKHLPKSSSLTTSFWAQLVACTKRQYQILWGEKSTFITKQVLSCAMALIAGSCFYDSPDTSEGLFTKGGAVFFSLLYNCIVAMSEVTESFKGRPVLIKHKDFAMYHPAAFCLAQIMADFPVLLFQCSIFSVVIYWMSGLKHTAAAFFTFWIILFTTILCITALFRFIGSAFSTFEAASKISGTAVKGIVMYAGYMIPKPEMKNWFLELYYTNPFAYAFQAALSNEFHDRHIPCVGKNLIPSGPGYENVGAENQACAGVGGALPGANYVTGDQYLASLHYKHSQLWRNFGVVWGWWGFFAILTIVFTSYWKSGAGSGASLLIPREKLKNSLAGISDEEAQRNEKTTARETIDEPVQVDDENLTRNTSIFTWRNLTYTVQTPTGDRVLLDNIHGWVKPGMLGALMGSSGAGKTTLLDVLAQRKTDGTIKGSIMVDGRELPVSFQRMAGYCEQLDVHEPFATVREALEFSALLRQSRNISKADKLKYVDTIIDLLELHDLADTLIGTVGNGLSVEQRKRVTIGVELVSKPSILIFLDEPTSGLDGQSAYNTVRFLRKLADVTIHQPSAQLFAQFDTLLLLAKGGKTVYFGDIGENAATVKQYFGQYGAQCPTEANAAEFMIDVVTGGIEAVKDKDWHQIWLDSPEQTRMIAELDGMIADAAAKPPGTVDDGFEFSMPMWEQIKIVTQRMNVALFRNTNYINNKFSLHIISAALNGFSFWRPGPSVTALNLKMFTIFNFVFVAPGVINQLQPLFIQRRDIYDTREKKSKMYSWVAFVTGLVVSEFPYLCICAVLYFACWYYPVWRLPHASNRSGATFFMMLIYELIYTGIGQFVAAYSPNPTFAALVNPLIISTLILFCGVFVPYLQLNVFWRFWMYYLNPFNYVVSGMLTFGIWGAKVTCNEEEFAFFEPVNGTTCVEYLSDYMTGTGSGINLINPDATSACKVCQYTDGSDFLRGLHIQNYTTGWRDIGISVIFAISGYALVFGLMKLRTKASKKAE, encoded by the exons ATGGAGCAGCATCCCGGCCCCGATGATGCCTCGCTGCACAGCGAGTACGGCACTGAGGACGAAGACAATAACCAGGATCTAGAAAATTCGCTTGTCCGCAAGCTCAACACCCACGATTTTACTAGCGTGGAGACCCTGCGTTCACCGCAAGTCAACATTCACGAAGCAAAGAGTGCCGAGACTCTGAATGTCGCTAATGCCGAGACTTCCCTACTCCCcaagaaggctgccgagtgGAGCATGACACCGCAAGTGATTCGGAATGCAGAACGTGATGAAGCAGCAGGATTCAAGAGGCGGGAGCTAGGTGTTACATGGCAAAATCTAACCGTCGATGTCCTTGCTGCCGAAGCCGCCGTTAACGAAAACATGATCTCGCAATTCAACGTTCCTCAACTGATTAAAGATTTCCGCCGAAAGCCGCCCCTTAAATCGATCTTGTCAGACAGCCATGGATGCGTCAAACCCGGAGAAATGTTACTCGTGTTGGGCCGCCCTGGTTCAGGATGCACCACGCTACTCAAGATTCTATCCAATCGCCGCGAAGGTTATCACACCATCAATGGTGACGTGCGTTTCGGAAACATGACCcccaaggaagccgaagGCTACAATGGCCAAATTGTGATGAACACGGAAGAAGAGCTGTTCTACCCCCGCTTGACAGTCGGCCAGACTATGGACTTCGCAGCCAGGCTCAAGGTTCCTTTCCATCTACCAGAAGGAGCTCAAAGTGTCGAAGAATACACAGCCGAGACGAAGGAGTTCCTTCTACAGTCTATGGGAATCGCGCATACGGCTGACACCAAGGTTGGAAACGAGTTTGTTCGAGGTGTATCCGGTGGTGAGCGGAAGCGAGTCTCTATCATCGAGTGTCTCGCGACTAGGGGATCTATTTACTCCTGGGATAACAGTACCCGCGGCTTAGATGCCAGTACTGCATTGGAGTGGGCCAAAGCCCTTCGTGCTATGACTGATATTCTCGGCCTTTCCACCATTGTGACCCTGTATCAAGCTGGAAATGGAATTTACAATCTCTTCGACAAGATCCTTGTCCTTGACGAGGGAAAGCAGATCTACTATGGCCCTGCAGCTGCAGCTAAGCCTTTTATGGAAGATCTAGGTTTCATGTATACAGACGGAGCAAACGTCG GCGATTTCCTGACTGGTTTGACAGTCCCAACAGAGCGGAAAATCAGACCCGGATTCGAAAACTCATTTCCCAGAAACGCTGATGCCATTTTGACCGAATACATCAAGTCCAGCACTTACCGCCGTATGGTCTCAACTTATGACTATCCCGACTCCGAACTCAGCCGTGAGCGCACAGCCGCATTCAAGGAATCTGTCGCGTGGGAAAAGTCCAAGCACTTGCCAAAGAGCAGTAGTCTGACTACCAGCTTTTGGGCTCAGCTAGTCGCATGCACCAAGAGACAATATCAGATTCTGTGGGGTGAAAAGTCAACCTTCATCACCAAACAGGTTCTGTCATGTGCGATGGCGTTGATCGCTGGCTCTTGCTTCTACGACTCGCCGGACACATCCGAGGGTCTCTTCACCAAAGGTGGTGctgtcttcttttctttgttgtaCAACTGCATCGTTGCCATGTCTGAGGTCACTGAATCTTTCAAGGGCCGTCCGGTTTTGATCAAACACAAGGACTTTGCTATGTACCACCCGGCTGCGTTTTGCCTGGCTCAGATAATGGCGGATTTTCCGGTTCTGTTGTTCCAGTGTTCTATCTTCTCGGTCGTGATCTATTGGATGTCAGGCCTGAAACATACTGCGGCTGCTTTCTTTACCTTCTGGATTATTTTGTTCACGACAATTCTG TGCATCACTGCTCTTTTTCGATTTATCGGGTCCGCTTTCAGTACCTTTGAAGCCGCGTCGAAGATCTCAGGAACTGCAGTCAAAGGCATTGTCATGTATGCTGGTTACATGATTCCCAAGCCTGAGATGAAGAACTGGTTTCTTGAGCTGTACTACACGAACCCCTTTGCTTATGCCTTCCAGGCTGCCTTGTCGAACGAGTTCCATGACCGCCATATCCCTTGCGTTGGTAAAAACCTGATACCAAGTGGCCCTGGCTACGAGAATGTTGGAGCCGAGAACCAAGCTTGTGCGGGTGTTGGTGGTGCCTTGCCAGGTGCAAACTATGTCACTGGCGATCAGTATCTTGCCTCACTTCACTACAAGCACTCTCAACTGTGGCGAAACTTCGGTGTCGTCTGGGGATGGTGGGGATTCTTCGCCATCCTGACGATTGTTTTCACATCCTACTGGAAATCAGGTGCTGGCTCTGGTGCTTCTCTTCTTATTCCCCGCGAGAAACTCAAGAACAGCCTCGCTGGCATCTCCGATGAAGAAGCACAACGTAATGAAAAGACTACTGCCCGCGAGACTATCGATGAGCCCGTCCAGGTTGACGATGAAAATCTCACCCGAAACACGTCGATATTTACTTGGAGAAACCTCACATACACTGTCCAAACCCCTACGGGCGATCGAGTGCTGTTGGATAACATTCATGGATGGGTCAAGCCCGGCATGCTAGGTGCACTCATGGGATCTTCTGGCGCAGGAAAAACGACCCTACTTGATGTGCTTGCTCAGCGTAAAACAGATGGTACTATCAAAGGCTCTATTATGGTTGATGGCCGTGAGCTCCCAGTGTCTTTCCAAAGAATGGCGGGGTACTGCGAACAACTGGATGTTCATGAGCCATTTGCAACCGTGAGAGAAGCATTAGAATTCTCTGCTCTCCTTCGCCAGTCTCGCAACATCTCTAAAGCGGATAAGCTCAAGTATGTTGACACTATCATTGACCTTCTCGAACTCCATGACCTAGCAGATACTCTGATTGGTACCGTTGGAAATGGTCTTAGTGTTGAGCAAAGAAAGCGCGTCACAATTGGCGTAGAACTGGTGTCTAAGCCTAGCATTCTGATCTTCTTGGACGAGCCCACTTCTGGGTTGGATGGACAATCGGCCTATAACACTGTCCGTTTCCTGCGCAAATTGGCCGAT GTTACGATTCACCAGCCTTCAGCGCAGCTCTTTGCCCAATTCGACactctccttctccttgcaAAGGGCGGAAAGACAGTTTACTTTGGAGACATTGGCGAGAATGCGGCCACCGTGAAGCAATACTTCGGCCAATACGGGGCCCAATGCCCTACCGAGGCTAACGCAGCTGAGTTTATGATTGACGTTGTTACTGGTGGTATCGAGGCTGTCAAGGACAAGGACTGGCATCAAATCTGGCTCGACTCCCCCGAGCAAACTCGCATGATTGCAGAACTGGATGGAATGATTGCAGACGCTGCTGCCAAACCCCCCGGTACAGTCGATGATGGATTCGAATTCTCTATGCCTATGTGGGAGCAGATCAAAATCGTCACTCAAAGAATGAATGTCGCGCTTTTCCGGAACACCAACTATATCAACAACAAGTTCTCCCTTCACATCATTTCCGCTGCACTCAATGGTTTCTCCTTTTGGCGCCCTGGTCCAAGTGTGACGGCTTTGAATCTGAAAATGTTCACAATCTTCAACTTTGTCTTTGTCGCTCCCGGTGTTATCAACCAGCTTCAACCTCTCTTTATCCAGCGCCGTGATATCTATGATACTCGCGAGAAGAAGTCGAAGATGTACTCGTGGGTTGCCTTTGTCACTGGATTGGTTGTTTCTGAGTTCCCATATCTCTGCATTTGTGCTGTTCTCTACTTTGCCTGTTGGTACTACCCCGTTTGGAGACTGCCTCATGCTTCGAACCGATCTGGCGCCACATTTTTCATGATGCTGATCTACGAGCTCATTTACACTGGCATTGGTCAATTCGTCGCTGCCTATTCGCCCAACCCGACATTCGCTGCGCTTGTGAACCCCCTGATCATCAGTACTCTTATCTTATTCTGTGGTGTCTTCGTCCCATACCTCCAGCTCAACGTGTTCTGGCGGTTCTGGATGTACTACCTTAACCCCTTTAACTACGTTGTCTCTGGTATGTTGACCTTTGGCATCTGGGGTGCCAAAGTCACATGCAATGAGGAAGAATTCGCTTTCTTCGAACCAGTCAACGGTACCACCTGCGTTGAGTACCTGTCGGATTACATGACCGGCACTGGCTCAGGTATCAATTTGATCAACCCCGATGCTACCTCGGCTTGCAAGGTCTGTCAATACACAGACGGAAGCGATTTCCTGAGAGGTCTCCATATCCAGAACTACACTACTGGATGGAGAGATATCGGTATCTCTGTCATCTTTGCAATCAGTGGATACGCTTTGGTATTCGGTCTCATGAAGCTGAGAACCAAGGCTTCGAAGAAGGCCGAATAG